CTTGATGTCCAGCAATGTAAGAACATGATCATGATAGGAATGTTTTTGTAAACAATTTTCTACAGCATTACAATTTACAACTTATAATATGTACAGTTACCAGTGTTCATGGGAATTCCCAACAATTCTTTAGTAACTTTGCATGTATAGAGTTCACAGGACAGTAATTTGTCTCTACCAGTGCTCTAAATACCTATCGACATTCATAGAACTGAAGGCCACCAGAGTGAGTAAGAGTTGTGTGAGAGAAATAGAACTGTGTCCCTTACCAAGAATGTCCTGCTGTGGCAACCAGCTCCTGGTGATGACGTTGGGAGGGAGGTCCAAGTCGTCCCCTTCGTATTTCCAAATGACCTTTTGGGGGACACGACGAAACGCCTCCAAGAACATCAGCTGTGGAAGGATGGAGTGTTAGGAATACTCTGAACACGAACTGAATCTGTCCACCTTAAGCTTTTCTAGACACATGTTCTTTGGTATAGCTTATATGAGTGCAGTTCAGGGATGCCATTTTTGTGGGCTGGGGTAGGCTCTTCCCCTCTCAAGACACTGATGGCCCTGCCAAGGATTGTTTTGCCACTCTAGCCtttgaaataacaataataataacagtaaacttTTCACTCCAGTGAACTCAATACAGCTCTAATGTGGCTTCAAAATGCTAAATAAGAAATGTACACAAATTTCCAAAAATTTCTCGGGGGTGCTTACAGCGGGGCCCGTAGCCCTAGCTGCTCGGGCTTGCTTCGCTCGCCACCCCACCCATACCATAAATTCTAAACCTTTGCCCCCCTTCACATCCCATCCCCGAGAGAAATCTGAAGTGACACCACTGGTGCAGTTATGCTAAGTGTCAAACATAAGAGCATGAGAGTTCGAGCTAATTTATGCTTTTCATACTTATTATCATAAATCTTTCATCTTAAATTTACAACAACTCCTAGTTTCAGAGTAAGATTacgcaaacctttttttttttttaggctgtcTTTGCAATAAGTGCACCTGAATACAGAAACCTAACCTTATTCTGAAGGGGTATGTCCTTGGCTTTAGCAATGCTGCCTAGACTGAAGTACAGGATACCCTGTTCGCCTGAGGAGTTTGCAAATTCTTCCAGGTCCTGCAACAGATCAGAGGTTTATGTTACTTATAAAAGTTGAGCTTTTTATGTTAATCTAAACATCTCTGTAACCAGCAATGGAGTGTAAGGTTTAAAGAAGAGACCATTAGGTAGACCCAGGTGTCTGAAAGACAGCTTATTGAAGTGTCTATacataacaggaagaaaaattaattacttGCTGTCATTCCAAAATCTATGTAAAGTAAAAGCAATCTGCTAAGAAAACTTGAATGAGTTACATGCtaaaaatatagattttcttCTGGAGGGAAACTTTACCAGAACTattgttttaaagaaaataaaattgatacaCAGAAACATTTCACCCTAGGAAGGCATGCAAAAAGTTTCCCATATGGGGAAAAAATGTTTGCCTTCTCACCTTAGGCAACGGCTTTGGTGGCCTAGCATTTATAGTTCCAATTTCCACCTGAGTGGGCAGCAGAGGGACAGGCCCATCCAGGGCAAAATGCCCATTAATTAGAGTCAAGTGACTGCTGTCATAGAGCTCGGGTATAGATGGCATCTGAGGGAAGAACTCTTCCACAACGCTCCTGATGATCGGCAGGGTTGTGCGCATGTAGAGCTCGTAGGTGGCCCACGCCACCCAGGGATTCACCAGCCTCTCCCAGAAGGTCATGTGCTCGTCGAAGGACAGCAGGATTGAGGGCGTGACGGACAGGGGGAGCCAGTTCCCCTGCCTGGCGATGGTGAATATCTCCACGCCGGGCGTGCACAAGTCGACGTAGACGCCCTCGAAGTCCAGCAGGAAAGGGAGGGCTATCTCGTTGACGTAGCTGATGATGACGATGGCGTCgaactctcttcttctttcccagagCTTCAAGATGTCTGCGTTCCGCCACATCGTTCTTCCGACGTTGGTGGTGACATTCACGATCCAGTTGAAGATGCTGAACATTCCCCGGTACTCGAAGATGTTGAAGCCCTCCAGGTACTCGATGGGCGCTCCCGTCGGGGTTTCTGTGACATTCGGATGGCTGGGAAGGAGAGTGAATTGGTTCTTTGAGACGTAATGATGGCTGGAACACAAAATCAACTttatcatttgttatttatttattggttctTTGATGGCTTGTTCTTTCACGAGTTTCCGACCTGGCATATCCTGATCTGTAGAAGCTTGTTGTACAAAGTTAATAGCCTCTGAAGGCTTGTTCCACATGTCAGAACTGCACATTTTGAACGATAATCATAAAAATACTAATGGCTGGCTAATTCCAGCTGTTAAAACCTGCAATTCGTTGCTGTAACAGGTACTGAAGACTGATGGATTAATCAACTCACAGACAAGAAGACGAGTTGACTGATTTCTGTACCAAGGTAAACATACGAGTACTCTACCTCCCGtaaacacaagtaaaaaatgcgctaaTGAGTTGTCTATACAGCAGATAGTGCTGTATGAGGTGCGGCCAGGTGATGGAATGTCTTGcagtgttgccagatgcacgattatgtcTAACTTTCACTTTAAATTAGatggaaactactgaggctagagggttgcaatttggtaagtttgaagattggagggtggacgatcaacatactgatttgcagccctctagcctttgtagtttttaagatctgagggcgaacagaaaaatgcggacagaGAGACAAAGCATCTCGATAGTTtgcttacataaaaaaataaatagataaataaaaatcaaccTGTGATAATTAAAGGAAGAAAATGTGGAACCAAAACAAGATTTTCCCTGGACCCTTCCTGAGCTGAAtgtagaatttatatttatatttatttatatttatttaagtttaccatttatttatattacattgtCTGTGTTTTGCTGCTAGCACCTCTGTTGGTAAAAGTTATATAACTACAATTGTCGTTCCGTGAAGAGGAAGTAAGCAATAAAATGTGAAGTTATTATCGGCTTTTTACTCAAGCATCCTTCCATATATTGGCCATTTTTCAACAATGGGGCTGAAAGTTTCTAGGCTCAAGAACCTTGCAAAAATTCAGAGCGGTTTTAGATATCATTGGCAAGGCGGACACTACAGATGCTGCCTTCTCAGCTgtttatgtgcgtatgtgtgtttgtttacatTCTAACCAAAGACTAATCACGCAGGGCCATCGTAGTACTCACGTGGACGAAGGTTCGAAAGTAGACACGAGCGTGACGGAATGCCCAGCGTCGCCAAGGGCTTCCGAGAGGGACTTCGTCAGGTAGTAGAGGCTCCTACTTCCGATGGGACCCAACACCAGCACCTTGTAGGAGGGATCTGCCCTTGGGGATTCTGAGGAAGCTCCTGGAGCAGTGGACAGAAGGGCTACTACCAGAGCCACCGGGAGCCAGAGCGTATTCATCTCTGAAAGATTGATTGTCAAGgagttttatatgtatgtgtctggAGTTTACTTTCTGCCTCTGTTTTCCCAGTTCATGgaaacctgtatatatatatatatatatatatatatatatatgatatatataaatttaatataaataatatatacaggtTTTAGGAATAGGGAAAACAGAGGCAGAATGTGTACTCCAAAGCttgatagaagagagaaaggaacAGAATACGTGTGTAtttaataaggagagagagagaggataaaaagtGATGCGTGATAGTATAGTAAACGTTAATATTGTAATAACCTGTACTACAAGAAGTGTTAGAAATTCAATACATTcaactttattatcattatttgtaaaCGTAACAAAATGATACAACAAACAATTAACAAGAAATGCATCGGaacaaagatgaaaataatatgaaaaatatcgaCAAATCACACGAACCTTTGCAACTGCCCACCCTCAAACAAGCAGCGAggttgtgggtgggtgggtgatgAGGGGAGGAGCAGGCAAATGCCAGAGGGGGTTTGGATTGAGGTTGGGTTGGATTTCTATCCCTGGGTTATCTAGAGTAAGGAAGGAGAACAATTGCACTGCTATTCACTGAATATGACCACACCTGATGTCTGTTAATCATACAAATGCGTTCATACTCCttatatatcataaatagattctaaaatgGTCGATGATCACGTCCAAGTGCAGTTCTCTCCACCAGCCTTCGAAAGCAGAACACAGAATGATTGATATAGCTGATTGCGAAGCGAATTATCTGGCGTTACAGGTGATGGAGGCTATGACAAACCACACCACTAAAGATAGACCTATGAGGTATATTAACGTAGCGTAATCGGTTTCTAAAACTGCAAAAGGAGTAACTTAAGAGATTTCATTCAAACTTACCGTTAATTATTTTCCTGAAGAATGCAAGGCATTGATGACTTCTCATGAAAGCTCCTCTAGTCAGCTGCTGTTGAACCAAAAATTTCCTATTATAAGCATTATTTTCACTTCACATTAAATCCATAATCTCggataaatcaaaatgaaaacgaACTTATAATCTTCCTCGTTCGTTTACTCACGAAAAATAAATCCAGTGTCCGAAGGAATTTCTGACCAAGACTAAATTCTTCTCGATGATGCTCGTGGCCTTGCTATTGTTCGGCATCGAAGTATGACCTCTTACGTCTTCCAGCCATGCTGCATGAGGGACGTGCGTGAGTCCCTTTGGCCTTAGTTGTCGTACGCTAAATTGCAAATCTTGATTCGTATCGTTATCACAAATCACGTTCCCTTTTTCATTAATCTTACTGAGATATAATTCAAATTTTAAACGtatcatatatgaaatatgttatCAATGACGTACCTATTCTCTAAGGCTGAATCAAGAGCACGTAAGCAATCGGTTTCATGCGAAATACTTAAGACTAAGCCATGGCCAAAGGAACGCACTGAAATAAGTGATTTACAAGGAGTTTCGTGACGTCTGCTGAGTAACAATGAGATGTGTTTTGTAAATTACTACACACACacgggcgcacacacacacacacacgcagctgTCCGTGCTTTCATCAATCGTAGACATATATAAGGTTTCTAATTCTGGTTcaaataacattattataatcCGAGTgcattttctgtctgtctgtataagcGAAAGTGTTCGAATACGTCTAACGAAAGCTactatttttattcgtttttgttAGTACGTTAGTACTATGATATAAGATTGGACTAAGATCTTCACACAACTGAATTTCTCGGAGACTACTGAAAATATTTGTACCAAATCTCCAAGAAAAATCGACCGTAATTCAAGGAGTTACTGAAGGGGAAAAAGATATCTTTTTTACCCTACGTAAACTGCCGAAGACAGAAGTGGTAAACAGAAAGAGGAATGAGTGTGAAAACAAGCAGTCACTTTTGACTGAGCCAAAGGCTGCCACAGTTATAATAATCGCGAGAACAGAAAGGAATCTTTGCCCATCTT
The nucleotide sequence above comes from Macrobrachium nipponense isolate FS-2020 chromosome 37, ASM1510439v2, whole genome shotgun sequence. Encoded proteins:
- the LOC135209111 gene encoding UDP-glucosyltransferase 2-like isoform X2 yields the protein MNTLWLPVALVVALLSTAPGASSESPRADPSYKVLVLGPIGSRSLYYLTKSLSEALGDAGHSVTLVSTFEPSSTHPNVTETPTGAPIEYLEGFNIFEYRGMFSIFNWIVNVTTNVGRTMWRNADILKLWERRREFDAIVIISYVNEIALPFLLDFEGVYVDLCTPGVEIFTIARQGNWLPLSVTPSILLSFDEHMTFWERLVNPWVAWATYELYMRTTLPIIRSVVEEFFPQMPSIPELYDSSHLTLINGHFALDGPVPLLPTQVEIGTINARPPKPLPKDLEEFANSSGEQGILYFSLGSIAKAKDIPLQNKLMFLEAFRRVPQKVIWKYEGDDLDLPPNVITRSWLPQQDILGHPKTKLFISHCGNLGTQEAKYHGVPVLAVPVSFDQHRNAARMASKGFGLVVNWEDMTTESILEAIQTLLHNPFYAAKLKQVSEALKDQKESPKERAAWWVEYAIRHNLRNASHFEYAGRKLHFLQYVGADVIVFWAVALHLWIALCYYLCAGRCRCCPQRRKSKKKKMS
- the LOC135209111 gene encoding UDP-glucosyltransferase 2-like isoform X1 gives rise to the protein MRSHQCLAFFRKIINEMNTLWLPVALVVALLSTAPGASSESPRADPSYKVLVLGPIGSRSLYYLTKSLSEALGDAGHSVTLVSTFEPSSTHPNVTETPTGAPIEYLEGFNIFEYRGMFSIFNWIVNVTTNVGRTMWRNADILKLWERRREFDAIVIISYVNEIALPFLLDFEGVYVDLCTPGVEIFTIARQGNWLPLSVTPSILLSFDEHMTFWERLVNPWVAWATYELYMRTTLPIIRSVVEEFFPQMPSIPELYDSSHLTLINGHFALDGPVPLLPTQVEIGTINARPPKPLPKDLEEFANSSGEQGILYFSLGSIAKAKDIPLQNKLMFLEAFRRVPQKVIWKYEGDDLDLPPNVITRSWLPQQDILGHPKTKLFISHCGNLGTQEAKYHGVPVLAVPVSFDQHRNAARMASKGFGLVVNWEDMTTESILEAIQTLLHNPFYAAKLKQVSEALKDQKESPKERAAWWVEYAIRHNLRNASHFEYAGRKLHFLQYVGADVIVFWAVALHLWIALCYYLCAGRCRCCPQRRKSKKKKMS